One genomic window of Cannabis sativa cultivar Pink pepper isolate KNU-18-1 chromosome 2, ASM2916894v1, whole genome shotgun sequence includes the following:
- the LOC133034096 gene encoding uncharacterized protein LOC133034096 encodes MGVAGNDRVACATFQFQEDALIWWEMVSLTRDVTRMTWEEFRELFNAKYYNEAVRSAKRKEFIELVQGESMSVTEYTTKFDRLAKLASGIVPTDFSKKEKYLAGLNAKIRHDLVITTSDTTTYAEMVDKALRAEGAVRFLQETRESSGVGGATTLPMSGPEKESGGSTFEQKKRTFPSSGSSGQGKRKDCPQLKKEELKPEVRPVPAPARVFAITQADAAASPSVVAGSRVPRISALKTRDLLRDGCVGFLAVVVDSNKPVLLGPEEVIVVKEFLDVFPEELPGLPPQREIDFIIDLIPEAEPVSKAPYRMAPAELKELKIQLQGIIRMAQLEDSELTKIREDVLAGKAKDFSIADNGMLLFKTRVCVPDFNELKREILEEAHATPYSLHPGTTKMYQDLKPYFWWYGMKRDVVDYVTKCLTHRQIKAEHQRPAGLLQPLTLPEWKWEDIAMDFVVGLPKTTGLYDSVWVVVDRFTK; translated from the exons ATGGGAGTAGCCGGAAATGATAGGGTGGCATGTGCCACGTTCCAAtttcaggaggatgccctgattTGGTGGGAAATGGTATCCCTCACTAGGGATGTGACtagaatgacctgggaagagttcCGGGAATTGTTTAAcgccaaatattacaatgaggcggtccgcagtgcaaagcggaaggaaTTTATTGAGTTGGTACAAGGTGAGAGTATGTCagtgaccgagtatactaccaagtttgatcgcttggcCAAGTTGGCCTCCGGAATTGTGCCAacagatttcagcaagaaagaaaaatatttggctGGGCTGAATGCCAAAATCAGACATGACTTGGTTATTACAACAAGTGATACTACAACCTATGCAGAAATGGTTGATAAGGCTCTTCGAGCTGAAGGAGCAGTTAGATTTTTACAAGAAACCCGAGAGTCTTCTGGTGTTGGTGGGGCTACTACTCTCCCTATGTCGGGTCCTGAGAAAGAAAGTGGGGGTTCTACCTTTGAACAGAAGAAAAGAACTTTTCCATCTTCGGGAAGTTCAGGGCAAGGTAAAAG GAAAGACTGTCCTCAGTTGAAGAAAGAGGAACTAAAGCCTGAGGTCAGACCTGTACCTGCCCCTGCACGTGTCTTTGCTATTACTCAGGCAGATGCTGCTGCCAGCCCTTCAGTAGTTGCAG GTTCTCGTGTCCCTAGAATCTCAGCACTGAAAACTAGGGATTTATTACGAGATGGATGTGTTGGATTTCTCGCAGTGGTAGTGGATTCCAATAAACCTGTGTTACTTGGGCCAGAAGAAGTTATTGTGGTTAAGGAATTCctggatgtgtttcccgaggaattgccgggattaccacctcagcgtGAGATAGATTTCATCATTGATTTAATCCCTGAAGCAGAACCTGTTTCAAAGGCACCTTACCGAATGGCACCTGCTGAATTAAAAGAACTAAAGATACAACTCcaagggat aatcagaatGGCTCAGTTAGAAGATTCAGAATTGACTAAGATtcgagaagatgtcttagcAGGCAAAGCTAAGGACTTCTCCATTGCTGACAATGGGATGCTGTTGTTTAAGACACGAGTGTGTGTCCCTGATTTTAATGAACTTAAGAGAGAAATTTTAGAAGAAGCTCATGCTACCCCTTACTCATtacatccaggaaccaccaaaatgtatcaagatttgaagcCCTATTTCTGGTGGTACGGGATGAAGAGGGATGTAGTGGACTATGTCACTAAATGCCTAACACATCGGCAAATCAAAGCCGAGCATCAGCGACCGGCAGGGTTACTTCAACCGTTAACACTTccggaatggaagtgggaagacattgcgatggactttgtggttggcttGCCTAAAACCACAGGATtgtacgactcagtttgggtCGTGGTGGATCGctttacaaa ATAG
- the LOC133034097 gene encoding calcium-dependent protein kinase 20-like encodes MTEFLRKSGGAAVIDGGLATELERHGADLNDPLWSAKCLLTSPHLIRGVHGFAEDLMGKKVATIFGKWDESMLRPDQRHLENGEYEKANAEKQRLEKKQRMVCMGHFCKMAFQGNYKKVDGNQNSSKEEVKMDLSATWVGSPYYVVPEVLRKHYGPECDVWSAGLWTYIDCTCFLMDQSELEQGIFEQVLRGELDFISEPWPSISESAKDLVRRMLVRDPKKRLTAHEVLSKLMVLIDYYVR; translated from the exons ATGACGGAGTTTCTCAGGAAGTCCGGCGGTGCCGCCGTTATCGACGGCGGACTCGCCACAGAGCTCGAACGCCATGGCGCGGACCTCAACGATCCTCTATGGAGCGCCAAATGCCTTCTCACTTCCCCTCACCTTATTCGTGGG GTTCATGGATTTGCTGAAGATCTTATGGGGAAAAAAGTTGCTACAATATTTGGAAAGTGGGATGAAAGCAT GCTTAGACCAGACCAACGACATTTGGAGAATGGAGAATATGAGAAGGCAAATGCTGAGAAACAACGTTTAGAGAAAAAGCAAAGAATGGTATGTATGGGGCATTTTTGCAAAATGGCATT TCAAGGAAATTACAAGAAAGTGGATGGAAACCAAAATAGTTCGAAAGAGGAAGTGAAGATGGACCTTTCTGCTACATGGGTCGGTAGTCCTTACTATGTCGTCCCAGAAGTGTTACGGAAGCATTATGGTCCAGAATGTGATGTTTGGAGCGCTGGG TTGTGGACTTATATCGATTGTACCTGCTTTTTAATGGATCAATCAGAATTGGAGCAAGGAATATTTGAGCAGGTTTTAAGGGGAGAACTCGATTTTATCTCTGAACCATGGCCTAGCATATCTGAAAGTGCAAAGGATCTTGTTCGAAGAATGCTTGTAAGGGACCCTAAGAAGCGGCTTACGGCCCATGAAGTTCTTAGTAAGTTAATGGTCTTGATTGATTATTATGTCAGGTGA